The following coding sequences lie in one Thermosulfuriphilus ammonigenes genomic window:
- a CDS encoding 4Fe-4S binding protein gives MVKRDFPLTRWRYLVLLGAFLLIVINPFLNYYWHFNFIQGWYQSLGIGKLWFVSPLEGLESILVSKTVYLPLLIGMLIPVLVALFLGRVFCSWICPISFLAETFERLKGLWGRSKGRDYLLISRRVFWFSLIVEILLAMILGVPLFVFLSPPGLVGREVMRAVFFHTLGLEGLIVVLVLLGNLITRRLYCRYFCPLGALLAFLGSGRRLVIIRDSHTCKECGLCDRACPLGLSASKDEGLSAYCWNCGECLGACPHQSLSFKWREMAPLLRAQNDTPPQGE, from the coding sequence ATGGTAAAGAGAGATTTCCCTCTGACACGCTGGCGCTACCTGGTTCTTTTGGGAGCCTTCCTTTTGATAGTAATCAACCCCTTTCTCAACTACTACTGGCACTTCAATTTTATACAAGGATGGTATCAATCATTAGGAATTGGCAAATTGTGGTTTGTCTCACCCCTTGAAGGCTTGGAGAGCATTTTGGTCTCCAAGACGGTGTATCTTCCCCTGCTCATTGGCATGCTCATTCCCGTGTTGGTGGCCTTATTTCTGGGGCGGGTGTTTTGCAGCTGGATTTGTCCTATAAGCTTTCTTGCCGAGACCTTTGAACGCTTAAAAGGACTTTGGGGGCGGTCTAAAGGGCGGGATTATCTCCTTATCTCCCGGAGGGTCTTTTGGTTTTCTCTGATAGTAGAGATCCTTTTAGCCATGATTCTTGGTGTCCCTCTTTTTGTGTTTCTTTCTCCTCCAGGGTTGGTGGGGCGCGAGGTCATGAGGGCTGTCTTCTTTCATACCCTGGGTCTTGAAGGTCTGATTGTGGTCTTGGTTCTTTTAGGAAACCTGATTACCCGCCGTCTTTATTGTCGTTATTTTTGCCCTTTAGGGGCCTTACTGGCCTTTCTTGGTAGTGGGCGGCGACTGGTTATTATCAGAGATTCTCATACCTGTAAGGAGTGCGGGCTTTGTGATCGGGCCTGCCCCTTAGGGCTTTCTGCAAGTAAAGACGAGGGTTTGTCTGCCTATTGCTGGAATTGTGGGGAATGTCTTGGGGCTTGTCCTCATCAGAGCCTTTCCTTTAAGTGGCGGGAGATGGCTCCTCTTCTCCGGGCTCAAAACGATACCCCACCCCAGGGTGAGTAA
- a CDS encoding response regulator transcription factor: MSKPEILIVEDEKDILSLLKDQLELDDFRVFGVTSGLEALEFLEEHHPDLIILDLNLPDIDGLKVCRQIREKTQVPIIMVTARDSLSDKLRGFEAGADDYLTKPFEYLELLVRIRARLKRTADISRKESLQFGPLKIIPSKRQVYLNGRPVKLTKKEYDLLEILASQPGEVLSRDFIRSQLWPDKEIYPWSRALDVHIQRLRQKIEPDPEHPRFIITHPGVGYRFEPGEEEPSPAT, translated from the coding sequence ATGAGTAAGCCGGAGATCTTAATTGTTGAGGACGAAAAAGACATTCTCTCTCTCCTTAAGGATCAGCTGGAACTTGATGACTTCAGGGTCTTTGGAGTCACCAGTGGCCTGGAGGCCTTGGAGTTTCTTGAAGAACACCACCCGGATCTCATAATCTTGGACCTCAACCTTCCAGATATCGATGGTCTTAAGGTCTGCCGACAAATCCGAGAGAAGACCCAAGTACCGATTATTATGGTCACGGCCCGAGACAGCCTTTCCGACAAGCTCCGAGGATTCGAAGCCGGAGCCGATGACTATCTCACCAAGCCCTTTGAGTATTTAGAGCTTTTAGTCCGTATTCGAGCCAGACTCAAAAGAACAGCCGACATTTCTCGAAAAGAAAGCCTTCAGTTTGGCCCTCTCAAAATCATCCCCTCCAAGCGTCAGGTTTATCTAAATGGCCGGCCGGTCAAACTGACCAAAAAGGAGTATGACCTTCTAGAGATCCTGGCCTCCCAACCGGGAGAGGTTCTCAGCCGCGATTTTATCCGGAGTCAACTATGGCCGGATAAGGAGATCTATCCTTGGAGCCGGGCCCTAGATGTCCATATTCAGCGCCTCCGCCAGAAGATAGAGCCAGATCCAGAACATCCTCGTTTTATCATTACTCACCCTGGGGTGGGGTATCGTTTTGAGCCCGGAGAAGAGGAGCCATCTCCCGCCACTTAA
- a CDS encoding ATP-binding protein has protein sequence MKNQAQAIYYYIDMTRQWISGHGGIYVKKENHFLLLTPSHFTKEIATFAQHKIPYQIRVAVINAQNPNHRPDEFEKEAIRRLQNGQKEVWKIINAPEPIFRYAAPLRFSQECLSCHSEFKNNIQGCISIGIPATNAFKEFRKKKFFLGVYIASTLVVVLAGLIVVIRFFLLDPLEDLIDAFRRVEEGDLKTKISLERGQEWRRLAKSFNRMVEKLASHQKELEIKIQEATQELKSAYEELKRIERYKSEFFSNITHDLKTPLTSIKLATEILMRKDKRDDPQLFIIQKNAEKLTSMINNLLNYSKIESGRIKLNIKREDLIELLDDVIFTVQPLAQDKGVRLELKAPETPVMVPFDKERMFQVFLNLLANAVKFSPREASVVISVDQRPDSVVVSVEDYGPGIPEEEWPRIFEKFYRGSETKSDGMGLGLAICRGILQAHGGEIWISKPNHAGIIFNVRLPLRSDNE, from the coding sequence ATGAAAAATCAGGCCCAGGCCATTTACTACTACATCGACATGACTAGACAGTGGATATCCGGCCATGGCGGTATTTATGTCAAGAAAGAGAATCACTTTTTGCTTTTGACCCCTTCTCATTTCACAAAGGAAATCGCCACCTTTGCTCAGCACAAAATTCCCTACCAAATTCGGGTCGCTGTCATTAACGCTCAAAATCCCAATCACCGTCCAGATGAATTTGAAAAAGAGGCCATAAGGAGACTCCAAAATGGCCAGAAAGAGGTCTGGAAGATTATTAACGCTCCAGAACCGATCTTTAGATACGCTGCCCCTTTAAGGTTTTCCCAAGAGTGTCTCAGCTGTCACTCTGAGTTTAAAAACAACATCCAGGGATGTATCAGTATCGGCATTCCGGCCACTAACGCCTTTAAGGAATTCAGAAAAAAGAAGTTCTTTCTTGGTGTTTATATTGCATCTACTCTAGTAGTCGTATTGGCTGGACTAATCGTCGTAATCAGATTCTTTCTTTTGGATCCACTTGAGGACTTAATAGATGCCTTCCGGCGAGTGGAAGAAGGGGATCTGAAGACTAAAATCAGCCTTGAGCGAGGGCAAGAATGGAGGAGACTAGCTAAAAGCTTTAATAGAATGGTAGAAAAATTAGCCAGTCATCAAAAAGAGTTAGAGATAAAAATTCAAGAGGCCACTCAAGAATTAAAGTCTGCCTATGAAGAACTAAAAAGAATAGAACGCTACAAAAGCGAATTCTTTTCTAACATTACTCATGATTTGAAAACTCCTCTAACTTCTATTAAACTGGCCACCGAAATCTTGATGCGTAAAGATAAAAGAGATGATCCACAGCTTTTCATAATCCAAAAAAATGCAGAAAAACTAACAAGTATGATTAACAACTTACTAAATTACTCCAAGATAGAAAGTGGACGAATAAAACTTAATATAAAAAGAGAGGATTTAATAGAGTTACTGGATGATGTCATTTTCACTGTTCAACCTTTAGCCCAAGACAAAGGTGTCCGCCTTGAGCTAAAAGCCCCAGAGACTCCGGTAATGGTACCCTTTGACAAGGAGAGAATGTTTCAAGTATTTTTAAATTTGTTAGCCAATGCTGTTAAGTTCTCCCCGCGGGAAGCTTCTGTCGTCATCTCTGTAGACCAACGGCCTGATTCAGTAGTCGTTTCGGTAGAGGATTATGGTCCGGGAATCCCTGAGGAGGAATGGCCACGAATCTTTGAAAAGTTTTACCGGGGGTCAGAGACCAAATCAGATGGGATGGGACTGGGGTTGGCTATCTGCCGAGGCATTCTCCAGGCTCATGGAGGTGAAATCTGGATCTCGAAACCGAACCATGCGGGTATAATTTTCAATGTCAGACTTCCGTTGAGGAGTGACAATGAGTAA
- a CDS encoding multiheme c-type cytochrome has product MDWLKRSGFLVLSLAILLGLSGPSWAAKGSKEGVYPNLSKTKELVIKRGFSPEALKCIECHAKKTPGIVEDWKQGRMAHAGVSCYDCHVVPKSSPMASQCEGVRGTNIYTSPMVSPKTCERCHPTEVEQFSKSGHAKLASAPVVEKKKFQKLMYHYEGGQFMGVSPDEDIVYASRATGCQMCHGTKIELGPDKKPIKNTWPGGIGQRYPDGGIGNCTVCHTRHRFSIAEARKPEACASCHLGPDHPNIEIYYESKHGQIFLTEGEKWRWDSAPDAWEPGDYTAPTCATCHMSGIGELKTTHNVNERLKWDLVHPRSVVRSGERGDGEKGRKLMEKVCINCHSSTHTKNIFSALDKAVALYNRYYDNAQKMINELKAKGLLKKDPWKDPILELNYYLWHHAGRRARQGAAMNGPDYAHWHGFFQMFQIYKDMEDIYNWRMKHNKIEELSPVMDTGPM; this is encoded by the coding sequence ATGGATTGGTTGAAGAGATCAGGCTTTTTAGTCCTTTCGCTGGCCATTTTGCTGGGCCTCTCTGGTCCTTCCTGGGCAGCTAAGGGGAGTAAGGAGGGAGTTTATCCCAACCTCTCCAAGACAAAGGAGCTGGTTATCAAGAGGGGCTTCTCCCCGGAGGCCTTAAAATGTATCGAGTGTCATGCCAAAAAGACCCCGGGCATTGTCGAAGACTGGAAACAGGGGAGAATGGCCCACGCCGGGGTCTCCTGTTATGACTGCCATGTGGTTCCCAAGAGCTCTCCCATGGCCAGCCAGTGTGAAGGGGTTCGGGGGACTAACATCTACACCTCTCCTATGGTGTCCCCCAAGACCTGTGAGCGTTGCCATCCCACAGAGGTAGAGCAATTTAGCAAAAGCGGCCACGCCAAGCTTGCCAGTGCCCCGGTGGTAGAAAAGAAGAAGTTTCAGAAGCTTATGTATCACTACGAGGGCGGCCAGTTTATGGGCGTCTCTCCTGATGAGGATATCGTTTATGCCTCCCGGGCCACAGGATGTCAGATGTGTCACGGGACTAAGATCGAACTGGGGCCGGACAAAAAACCCATTAAGAATACCTGGCCTGGGGGAATTGGCCAGCGCTATCCAGATGGTGGTATCGGTAACTGCACCGTATGTCACACCAGACATCGTTTCAGTATCGCTGAGGCCAGAAAACCAGAGGCCTGCGCTTCCTGTCACCTAGGACCGGACCATCCAAACATCGAAATCTACTATGAGAGCAAACATGGACAAATCTTTCTCACCGAAGGGGAAAAATGGCGCTGGGATAGTGCTCCTGATGCCTGGGAGCCGGGTGATTATACAGCTCCCACCTGCGCCACCTGTCATATGAGCGGAATTGGTGAACTTAAGACCACCCATAATGTCAACGAACGGCTCAAGTGGGATCTGGTCCATCCTCGTAGCGTAGTAAGAAGTGGTGAACGGGGAGACGGCGAGAAGGGCCGCAAGTTAATGGAAAAGGTCTGCATCAATTGTCATAGCTCTACCCACACCAAGAACATCTTCAGCGCCCTGGATAAGGCTGTGGCCCTTTACAACCGCTATTATGATAATGCCCAGAAGATGATCAATGAGCTTAAGGCCAAGGGGCTCCTTAAAAAGGATCCCTGGAAGGATCCCATCTTGGAGCTTAATTACTATCTCTGGCACCATGCCGGACGCCGGGCCCGTCAGGGAGCGGCTATGAACGGTCCTGACTATGCCCATTGGCATGGCTTCTTCCAGATGTTCCAGATTTATAAAGACATGGAAGACATCTACAACTGGCGTATGAAGCACAATAAGATAGAAGAGTTGAGTCCGGTTATGGACACAGGACCGATGTAA
- a CDS encoding cytochrome c3 family protein, whose amino-acid sequence MGHNSSRGTLVKGLIIGFIAALVFSFITAVQVKSTGTVKFCSSCHEMKIFQETWAAGAHGPNDKGVIKAKCVDCHLPHDGLFTYLVAKTKFGINDYVAHVTGRKATLEHWLKHWEHKKPYTHEAYESGCRKCHKELVAPGIPLKAFTAHRAYELGETNKTCINCHHTVGHGDLLLALREGVSKDKSK is encoded by the coding sequence ATGGGTCACAATAGTAGCAGAGGGACCTTGGTAAAAGGTTTGATCATTGGCTTTATTGCCGCCCTGGTCTTCTCTTTTATTACTGCTGTCCAAGTCAAATCCACCGGTACGGTAAAGTTTTGCTCTTCCTGTCATGAGATGAAGATATTCCAAGAAACTTGGGCCGCCGGAGCTCACGGTCCTAATGATAAGGGGGTCATAAAGGCCAAGTGTGTAGACTGCCACCTCCCCCACGACGGCCTTTTTACCTACCTGGTGGCCAAGACCAAGTTTGGCATAAACGACTATGTAGCCCATGTCACCGGTCGTAAGGCCACCCTGGAGCACTGGCTCAAACACTGGGAACACAAAAAACCATACACCCATGAGGCCTATGAATCCGGCTGCCGTAAGTGTCACAAAGAGCTGGTGGCCCCGGGGATCCCTCTCAAGGCCTTCACCGCCCACCGGGCCTATGAATTGGGAGAAACCAATAAGACCTGTATCAATTGTCACCACACTGTGGGCCACGGAGACCTTCTTCTGGCCCTCAGGGAGGGGGTTTCCAAAGATAAATCTAAGTAA